A stretch of Podospora bellae-mahoneyi strain CBS 112042 chromosome 5, whole genome shotgun sequence DNA encodes these proteins:
- a CDS encoding hypothetical protein (EggNog:ENOG503PRYQ), translated as MTSHDIAHTSYEEQGYSVDPSLYQLEDTSYYTAGEASTSYAQPYSQEPNTTEASSTSSDPNKCYVCGKSYKRKCDLDKHMNNHTKRRQCPFDDCEGGGAETKDLNRHLWTHHPQYASAKNIPKDEEWCGFQGCGYHGRRDNVKRHRDNHNHWPPA; from the exons ATGACGTCTCATGATATTGCACACACCAGTTACGAAGAACAGGGCTACTCAGTGGACCCCAGTCTCTACCAACTTGAAGACACCTCTTACTACACGGCTGGCGAAGCTTCTACTTCCTATGCACAGCCCTATTCACAAgaacccaacaccaccgaagcCTCGTCGACCAGCTCTGACCCCAATAAATGTTATGTTTGTGGAAAGTCCTACAAGCGGAAATGTGATCTTGA CAAGCATATGAACAATCACACCAAACGCCGCCAGTGCCCTTTCGACGActgtgaaggtggtggagccGAGACTAAAGACCTCAATCGACACCTGTGGactcaccatccccaataTGCCTCTGCAAAAAACATCCCCAAAGACGAGGAGTGGTGCGGCTTCCAAGGGTGCGGGTATCATGGACGTCGGGACAATGTGAAGAGACATAGGGACAACCATAACCACTGGCCTCCGGCGTAA